The genome window GTGAGCCACTGCATTGGACAAACTTTTGCTATAATTGGCCAAAGCTGCTTTTGCCGCCGTATAAGGCAAGGTGGAGTCGTTCAAAGGAAGTTTCGCCTGAATGGATGCAATGTGAATGATGACGCCACCGTGACGGTTGATCATGCCGCGTAAAAATCCACGGTTCAGCCGCACCGGTGCCAGCAGATTGGTTGGAAATGAGGATTCCCAATCTTTGTCCGAAAGCACTGCAAATCCACCCGCAGGTGTTTCCGAGCCTCCCATATTGTTGATCAGAATATCTAGTTGGCCGAATTTTGCGGTGACCTCGTCCACCACTTTATACGTTCCTTCCGGTTTGCTTAAATCTGCGGGAATGAAATGGATGTTTTTATTTTCTTCTTCCGGCTTGTTTCTGGCTGTGTTGATCACCGTTGCACCTGCTTGTGAAAACCGGTCGCCGATTGCTTTTCCCGCACCTTTGCTGCCGCCGGTTACCAGGGCAATTAATCTTTTAGTTCGTTTTCAAAATTGAAATCCATGTCCTTATCGATTTGTGTAGGACAAATTTCAACACAATGCTACGCGCCGACAAGTACGGACTTACGATTCACATAGGGATAAATTTATCCTAGTGAACCGCCAAATGCATGTGTTTATCATTGCAGGATGTAAGAAAGACAATGCCCGACCTGAATTGCGGGCGCAGTGCTTCCGACCCTTCCGGACAATTACATCCAGCAAATAGCCTTGATTGGCCAGCTTCAACAATCGCGGCTGCTGTTGGAAGGTGTTTGTCGTGAATGCGCAGATATCATCAGGTTATAGTAGCGCACGTTAAGTACAGACCATACTTACTGCCCTGATACAGAAGCATCTTCTAGAATGTAGTTCAGATGCTCGACGTCCTGGCTATTGAGCTTTAATGTACCGGTTACTGTTTTAACAGCATCGGTTTTAAATCGCTGCTTTTTGTCACGAAACTGCAATTCTACGATAGACTCAGGACCTGCACCACCACAGAAAAAGCACATCGACATTGGCTGTGCAGAAATGACGTAAATGTTGCCATCCGGATCAACAGGTATCATGTGACCTTTAATTGCAACTTTCTTTCCTTCAAGATCTTTGACTAACCTACCAAAATCAGGGTATAAAAAATACATGTCGAGCGCCTTATTGAATTTGCGGCTGAACCGTACATCAGAAAGGTGTTTCCAGTTTATGGACTTTGAGCGCTCATCAGCAAAGCTTAACACTGAGCATAATAGCATAGCTGTGAATATGTAGATCTTCATTTTTCCGATTTTTAATGCTGGCTGTTTTTACGCAGCTGTGCGCTGATGGACTCGATAGCATCTTTCGCATTACGCTGGTATTCCAGCATGGATTCATCTGTCATTTGCGGTGCAGGCTTATGCGTGTGGCCTTCGGCATGTTCATGTGCATGCTCAAAACCGGGAACTTCAATAACGGATTCTTCCCAAAGTTCTACCAGATGGGCCAAGCTGTCTAACCTGACTTTCTCAGCAGCACTGGCATGCTGAGCAAGACTATCCAGCGACATTTCCAGTTTGCCAGCTATGCTGACAGATTCCAGGTGGAGCTGATTGGCCTCGATTAGCATTTGGCTCTTTTGGTCAGATCCCCCGCAACTGAATGCGAATGCCAGCGGGATGGCATAAATAATTGTTTTCATGACAACGAACTTTATTATTTGCAACAACGTTGCAAATATCAGTAAAATTTATTGATTTCAGTCATTTTTGCCGTTATGCTTAAAAAGTCTGCTCTTTCACTACCGATTTCCATTTTCGTTTCCCTGTTACACGTAGGCTGCTGCATTTTTCCTTTGATAAGTATTGCAGTGGGCTCTGCGGCACGTTTTGAGGAGCTGACAAGGTATAAACCATTCTTTTTCGGGTTGCAGGTATTGCTTTTGGTTTACCTTGGTGTAACACTAGTAAGGTTCTATTTAGGCAAACGCCTCTTTCATAGCCAGTTTGAGAATTGGTCTTATCATATTGCTTTCGGGATCGCGATAGCTGGAATGATTCTTGGCG of Dyadobacter chenhuakuii contains these proteins:
- a CDS encoding oxidoreductase; translated protein: MALVTGGSKGAGKAIGDRFSQAGATVINTARNKPEEENKNIHFIPADLSKPEGTYKVVDEVTAKFGQLDILINNMGGSETPAGGFAVLSDKDWESSFPTNLLAPVRLNRGFLRGMINRHGGVIIHIASIQAKLPLNDSTLPYTAAKAALANYSKSLSNAVAHKGVRLLTVSPGWIMTTSSVRMMERIAKSTGGTDGKS
- a CDS encoding DUF3299 domain-containing protein is translated as MKIYIFTAMLLCSVLSFADERSKSINWKHLSDVRFSRKFNKALDMYFLYPDFGRLVKDLEGKKVAIKGHMIPVDPDGNIYVISAQPMSMCFFCGGAGPESIVELQFRDKKQRFKTDAVKTVTGTLKLNSQDVEHLNYILEDASVSGQ